A single window of Fervidicoccus fontis Kam940 DNA harbors:
- a CDS encoding LSM domain-containing protein: MSDTAHKILSSSMGQTVLVKLKGNKEVRGKLKSYDHHLNIVLEDAEELFPDGQARKLGTVIIRGDNVIIISPASNG, translated from the coding sequence ATGAGTGATACTGCACATAAGATACTTTCATCTTCAATGGGACAAACAGTTTTAGTAAAGCTAAAAGGCAACAAGGAAGTAAGAGGAAAACTGAAAAGTTATGACCATCATTTGAATATAGTTTTAGAAGATGCCGAAGAACTATTTCCAGATGGACAGGCTAGAAAACTAGGCACAGTTATAATCAGAGGAGATAATGTAATCATAATATCGCCTGCATCAAATGGATAA
- a CDS encoding DNA methyltransferase, which produces MSNITELNQENAKQIGLQLRRPLKEITLEDFESIAKRKKYVTIGCKKIELEIEGFKELQPKEFVVEKTSVWSFPERGKWATHKYNAKFRGNWSPQVARNLLLLYSKSGDTVLDPFLGSGTSMIECILLKRRCYGVDINIDSVMLSWSRIKPIYSSDSFVKLFEGDAEYLDAFEDEKFDFILGHPPYASIIKYSKGSDGDLSKMSIQEYLEKMRRIARELYRILKKDKYLAIMVGDIRRKKHVIPLGYMVMKIFLEEGFIIKEHIIKVQHNMIGTAFWKNKKNDFLLLKHEHIFVFRKPLDSSDYEKFQYYMLYI; this is translated from the coding sequence ATGAGTAACATTACAGAATTAAATCAGGAAAATGCTAAGCAAATAGGGTTGCAGTTAAGACGCCCTCTTAAAGAGATTACACTTGAAGACTTTGAATCGATCGCTAAAAGAAAAAAATACGTAACAATTGGATGCAAGAAGATTGAGCTAGAGATTGAGGGGTTTAAAGAGCTTCAGCCTAAAGAGTTCGTGGTTGAAAAAACATCGGTATGGAGCTTTCCTGAGAGAGGAAAGTGGGCCACTCACAAATACAATGCAAAATTTAGAGGCAACTGGTCACCGCAGGTAGCGAGAAACCTTTTGCTTCTATATTCTAAAAGTGGCGATACCGTACTAGATCCTTTCCTGGGGAGCGGGACATCTATGATAGAGTGCATTTTACTAAAGAGAAGATGCTATGGTGTTGATATAAACATTGATTCCGTCATGCTTTCCTGGAGTAGAATAAAGCCTATATATTCAAGCGACTCTTTTGTCAAACTATTTGAAGGGGATGCTGAATACTTAGATGCATTTGAAGATGAAAAGTTTGATTTTATACTCGGACATCCTCCATATGCCAGCATCATAAAATACTCCAAAGGAAGCGACGGTGATCTTTCTAAGATGAGTATACAAGAGTACTTAGAAAAAATGAGAAGAATTGCAAGAGAGCTTTACAGGATTCTAAAAAAAGACAAGTACTTAGCCATAATGGTGGGAGATATTAGAAGGAAAAAACATGTGATTCCTTTAGGTTATATGGTTATGAAAATATTTTTGGAAGAGGGATTTATTATAAAGGAACACATAATAAAAGTACAACATAATATGATTGGGACGGCGTTCTGGAAAAACAAGAAAAACGACTTCCTTTTGCTAAAACATGAGCATATATTCGTTTTTAGAAAGCCCCTGGATTCATCTGACTATGAAAAATTCCAATACTATATGCTTTATATTTAA
- a CDS encoding DUF2148 domain-containing protein — MEELSSYFGSFFSRDTNNVRNSDAIVLIGCKIIDQGLKRSEKWKIDPNTACFLVNLGISLGSAVKMASLLNIDNRIMYSIGVAAIKLGLIDADVAFGIPISAKAKNIYFDRPPI, encoded by the coding sequence ATGGAAGAGTTATCTTCATACTTTGGTTCATTCTTTTCAAGAGATACAAACAATGTAAGAAATAGCGATGCAATAGTTTTAATAGGTTGCAAGATAATTGATCAGGGATTAAAAAGATCGGAAAAATGGAAGATCGATCCAAATACAGCTTGCTTCCTAGTTAATTTAGGTATTTCGCTTGGTTCTGCTGTAAAGATGGCCTCATTACTTAATATCGATAATAGAATAATGTATTCTATTGGAGTAGCCGCAATTAAGCTAGGTCTTATAGATGCAGATGTCGCTTTCGGAATACCAATTTCGGCCAAAGCGAAGAATATTTACTTTGATAGACCACCCATTTGA
- a CDS encoding helix-turn-helix transcriptional regulator, with protein MEKESKSRAFERLKKKIENEVLWIYVSYVLIKKGALSINEIKKEINDLFGIKVNTLYLYSIIYRMEEEGLIVKVEGDPKSTYTITPEGELTYKKALVFLEEKLLQLKKLF; from the coding sequence ATGGAAAAGGAAAGCAAATCAAGAGCATTTGAGAGGCTTAAAAAGAAGATAGAGAATGAAGTATTGTGGATATACGTTTCTTACGTCCTTATTAAAAAGGGAGCTTTGTCCATTAATGAAATAAAGAAAGAGATAAATGATTTATTCGGTATAAAGGTTAATACATTATATTTGTACAGTATAATATACAGGATGGAAGAAGAAGGATTAATAGTCAAAGTTGAAGGCGATCCAAAAAGCACATATACTATAACCCCTGAAGGAGAGCTTACATATAAGAAAGCACTTGTTTTTCTTGAAGAAAAACTTCTCCAGCTAAAGAAACTTTTTTAA
- a CDS encoding ATP-NAD kinase family protein, translating to MKLTKIGFLANPIAGLGGALALKGSDDISWNDLGSLIGPGYKKALLFALILKERLKEKIEKVEFLVPDGMMGEDIFKRFGLSYTSVCSPNYPSTNLDTKNCAMEIKKEGAEVFFISGGDGTVYDVYTQVKTSIPIVGIPSGTKMYSSIFAKSINAAAILLEDFINENYVLEAGEILLVDENTIRENGSYRELFRGIAYTIESKNNLLHQQTKDLSYSEEESLEEIAEYVNEIVNDKVPLIIGPGRTCSKIAQKLNIKKDNVLSVAAGYKGKTYCSDCNSLQLSNFVDSLDNLDLLRIIVSPLGNSGYLFGRGNHQITGYILSKITIKNLLIVGSRNKMSRLKSLLIDIPKSNKLLTLSGYTRAIVGYEEEVVIKVELA from the coding sequence ATGAAGCTCACTAAAATTGGCTTCTTGGCCAATCCAATTGCTGGACTTGGAGGGGCTCTAGCATTAAAAGGTAGCGACGATATTTCTTGGAACGACCTAGGATCTCTAATAGGTCCTGGTTATAAAAAGGCACTTTTATTTGCTTTAATCCTAAAAGAAAGGCTTAAAGAAAAAATCGAGAAAGTTGAGTTCCTCGTTCCTGATGGAATGATGGGAGAAGATATATTCAAGAGGTTTGGTCTTTCCTACACTTCTGTTTGCTCTCCAAACTATCCGTCAACAAATTTGGATACGAAAAATTGTGCAATGGAAATTAAAAAAGAGGGAGCAGAAGTTTTCTTTATTTCTGGTGGCGACGGAACAGTCTATGATGTTTATACACAAGTAAAAACATCCATTCCTATTGTAGGAATACCTTCTGGTACAAAGATGTATAGCTCAATATTTGCCAAAAGCATTAATGCAGCAGCAATTTTATTAGAAGATTTTATTAATGAAAACTACGTACTAGAAGCTGGGGAAATACTACTAGTCGATGAAAATACCATTAGAGAAAATGGAAGCTATCGAGAACTCTTCAGGGGAATAGCTTATACTATCGAGTCAAAAAACAATTTGCTTCACCAACAGACTAAAGACCTTTCCTACTCAGAAGAAGAGTCTCTAGAAGAGATTGCAGAATATGTTAATGAGATTGTAAATGATAAAGTACCCTTAATAATTGGACCTGGGAGAACCTGCAGTAAAATAGCTCAAAAACTTAATATAAAAAAAGACAATGTACTTTCTGTCGCTGCTGGATATAAGGGAAAAACCTATTGTAGCGACTGCAATTCATTGCAACTCTCTAATTTTGTTGATTCTCTAGATAACTTAGACCTCTTGCGGATAATTGTTTCTCCATTGGGGAATTCGGGTTATTTGTTTGGTAGAGGCAACCACCAGATAACTGGCTATATTCTTTCGAAAATTACGATTAAGAATTTATTGATAGTAGGTAGTAGAAACAAAATGAGCAGATTGAAAAGTTTATTAATAGACATACCTAAAAGCAATAAACTATTGACCTTATCAGGTTATACAAGAGCAATTGTTGGCTACGAAGAAGAAGTTGTAATTAAAGTAGAGCTTGCATGA
- a CDS encoding NCS2 family permease: protein MRGLSFKDALYKYFELKERNTTAKVEIIAGITTFLSMAYILFVNPSILTDGFTIALHQALGIPMTQPIPQEYMPLVYNVKLGFTLATALSAATATLIMSLYAKMPFGLAPGMGENAFIGYTAIPLFASILITSHDLQGVAPAIFAIYLALVSVFFNGILFLIFSVGRIREFILNSVPESIRLGISIGIGLFITLIGFSNIGIVEPGVGTPISFNTAALKTAAFYLGLLSFFIAAVLMAKKVIGGFIIAILGSTAIAILLSITGLTPGLISTSSSLFTMPSFTTSILNDLPKSFYLYFTLFGLGFPIAFSLFLVDFFDGIGTLTGLAMKAGLVKDGKVMNINKALISDALASIISPFYGTSTTVVYVESASGIEAGGKSGLTSLIIAILFFISAIFAPLFTYIPTFTTGGVLVLVGLLFLGLAGKLTSMEDLTEVIPAFFTLVAIPFTYSITTGIGFGFISYIVIKIASGKFKDVKPGIVLIALLFIIYFWLAARGF, encoded by the coding sequence GTGAGAGGATTGTCATTTAAAGATGCACTATATAAATATTTCGAATTAAAGGAGAGAAATACTACTGCAAAGGTAGAAATAATTGCGGGAATAACTACTTTTCTATCTATGGCTTATATATTGTTCGTTAATCCATCAATACTTACGGACGGTTTTACCATAGCATTACATCAAGCTTTAGGGATACCAATGACACAACCCATTCCTCAAGAGTACATGCCATTAGTTTACAATGTAAAGCTTGGATTCACACTAGCAACAGCGCTTTCAGCTGCTACAGCAACTTTAATCATGTCCTTATATGCAAAAATGCCTTTTGGACTTGCTCCAGGGATGGGAGAAAACGCTTTCATTGGATACACAGCGATCCCTCTTTTTGCAAGTATCCTCATAACATCCCACGATCTTCAAGGGGTTGCCCCCGCTATATTTGCTATATACCTTGCGTTGGTTTCAGTATTCTTTAACGGGATCCTGTTTCTAATATTCTCAGTTGGGAGGATAAGAGAGTTTATACTCAACTCTGTTCCAGAATCTATAAGACTTGGCATTAGCATAGGTATTGGTCTTTTTATAACGCTAATTGGTTTTTCAAATATTGGCATAGTCGAGCCTGGAGTAGGAACTCCAATATCTTTTAATACAGCAGCATTAAAGACAGCCGCATTTTACTTAGGGTTGCTGAGTTTCTTCATTGCAGCTGTATTAATGGCAAAAAAAGTTATTGGCGGCTTTATTATTGCAATACTTGGTAGCACAGCTATTGCAATATTGCTTTCTATAACAGGATTAACTCCAGGATTAATATCAACTTCTTCTAGTTTATTTACAATGCCTAGCTTTACGACATCTATTCTTAACGATCTTCCAAAATCATTCTACCTGTATTTCACGCTGTTTGGGCTAGGATTTCCTATAGCTTTCTCTTTATTTCTAGTTGACTTTTTCGACGGTATAGGTACTTTAACTGGTCTTGCTATGAAAGCAGGGCTGGTTAAAGACGGAAAAGTTATGAACATTAATAAGGCATTAATTTCTGACGCGTTAGCTTCTATAATATCTCCATTTTATGGGACATCTACTACTGTAGTTTACGTAGAAAGTGCGTCGGGAATAGAAGCGGGAGGAAAGAGTGGGTTAACATCACTGATAATCGCAATACTGTTCTTCATATCTGCTATATTTGCTCCTCTATTTACATATATACCAACATTTACCACTGGTGGAGTGCTTGTATTGGTAGGCCTTCTCTTTTTAGGACTGGCAGGTAAACTAACTTCAATGGAAGACTTGACGGAGGTAATTCCAGCATTCTTCACTCTTGTCGCCATACCATTTACCTACAGTATTACAACTGGAATAGGATTTGGATTCATTAGCTATATTGTTATAAAAATTGCTTCTGGTAAATTTAAAGATGTAAAACCGGGTATCGTCTTGATAGCACTGTTGTTTATAATATACTTCTGGCTTGCAGCGAGAGGTTTTTAA
- a CDS encoding AAA family ATPase — MKKIFIITGTPGTGKTTILKNLEKELKENALMIDAGELAIKEDLIFAYDCLRKSLVIDIEALKEEINKIIELASEDLIVISSHYPCIADKNKVERVIVLRTSPEKLYDRLKNRGWEKRKIEENIDSEELSVILLEAKSCYGNKVIEINTDDDIATTMKKIFEALL, encoded by the coding sequence ATGAAAAAGATTTTTATTATAACTGGGACTCCTGGAACAGGTAAAACTACAATTTTGAAGAATTTAGAGAAAGAGCTTAAAGAAAATGCTCTTATGATTGATGCGGGAGAGCTGGCTATAAAAGAGGATCTTATTTTTGCCTATGATTGTTTAAGAAAATCCTTGGTTATTGATATAGAAGCTCTAAAAGAAGAAATAAACAAGATCATTGAGCTTGCAAGTGAAGATTTAATAGTAATTTCCTCTCACTATCCATGTATTGCAGACAAAAATAAGGTAGAAAGAGTTATAGTTCTTAGGACTAGCCCCGAAAAGCTCTATGATAGACTCAAAAATAGAGGTTGGGAAAAGAGAAAAATAGAAGAGAACATTGATTCCGAAGAGTTGAGTGTAATTTTACTGGAAGCAAAGAGTTGTTATGGAAATAAAGTCATTGAAATTAATACAGACGATGACATAGCAACAACCATGAAAAAAATATTTGAAGCATTATTATAG
- a CDS encoding DUF1947 domain-containing protein, which yields MRRHYLSKKEKDEILKEVNSKLKISLEPEKVEILESKEFSCYLFDSVPALCKTEDKFFPHLKYLLKHRDTILPKIFVDKGAVKPVSSGADLMAPGIVRIEGDFLPGDIVIVEDLEHKLPIAVMIAEMSSAEMKVTKKGRVARNIHYVGDKFWNV from the coding sequence TTGAGAAGGCATTATTTATCAAAAAAAGAAAAAGATGAAATTTTAAAAGAAGTTAACTCAAAGTTAAAGATCTCCCTTGAGCCAGAAAAAGTTGAAATTCTAGAAAGCAAAGAATTCAGTTGCTATCTTTTCGACTCAGTTCCTGCATTATGCAAAACTGAGGACAAATTTTTTCCTCATCTGAAGTACTTGCTAAAACATAGAGATACAATTTTGCCTAAGATTTTTGTTGACAAGGGAGCAGTTAAGCCTGTATCTTCTGGCGCCGATCTTATGGCACCTGGAATTGTAAGAATAGAAGGAGATTTTTTACCTGGCGACATAGTGATCGTTGAGGATTTGGAGCATAAACTGCCTATTGCAGTAATGATAGCAGAAATGTCATCTGCTGAAATGAAAGTTACCAAAAAAGGAAGAGTTGCTAGAAATATACATTATGTTGGAGATAAATTTTGGAACGTTTGA
- a CDS encoding RibD family protein, translating into MIHVRISMAMTADGKTADEEGEWYPLCQYERERFYRNIEWSDAVVVGADTVLTTNISFLSPSSLKNPLRAVIDPKLKTPIERKVYDTLRGPVLIFSSKEAYNAKRDKIEKLNSKGIEIVTINEKEGYLSTKEILNVLKKRGCEKILVVGGGRTNWFFLKEGLVDEFYITVTPYILGNTKYSPVSGSGFPFPGIKLELLSMEKCPCGEEVILKYKVHNNLQNILDKINE; encoded by the coding sequence ATGATTCATGTGAGAATATCTATGGCAATGACTGCAGATGGAAAGACAGCCGATGAAGAAGGAGAATGGTATCCTCTATGTCAATATGAAAGAGAAAGATTTTATAGAAACATTGAATGGTCAGATGCAGTAGTTGTTGGTGCTGATACCGTGTTGACGACAAATATATCTTTTCTATCACCTTCTTCTCTGAAAAATCCACTAAGAGCAGTAATTGATCCAAAGCTTAAAACTCCAATAGAAAGAAAAGTATATGATACATTGAGAGGTCCTGTGTTAATATTTTCTAGTAAGGAAGCTTATAACGCAAAAAGAGATAAAATTGAAAAACTCAATTCGAAAGGAATTGAGATAGTCACAATTAATGAAAAAGAAGGATATTTAAGTACTAAAGAAATTTTAAATGTATTAAAAAAACGTGGATGTGAAAAAATTCTTGTTGTAGGCGGAGGAAGAACCAATTGGTTCTTCCTAAAGGAGGGCCTTGTTGATGAGTTTTATATAACGGTAACTCCATACATTCTGGGAAATACTAAATATTCTCCAGTAAGTGGAAGTGGCTTCCCTTTTCCTGGAATTAAACTAGAATTGCTTAGTATGGAAAAGTGCCCCTGTGGAGAGGAAGTTATCCTCAAGTATAAAGTACATAATAATCTTCAGAATATTCTAGATAAAATTAACGAATAA
- a CDS encoding geranylgeranylglyceryl/heptaprenylglyceryl phosphate synthase, whose amino-acid sequence MKVKEYLEERRKFGTLHFTLIDPHKTNAENAEKIASILKDIGTDAFLLGGSIGVDPIEASEIALKLKETGLPVIIFPGDLTNIVKTADAILFMSLLNSENPYHIIGAQVQGAFLVKKYGLETLPTAYIVIGYGGAAGYMGMARPIPWDQVNISIAYALAANMLGMRYIYLEAGSGSPQHIPPEVIKSIKKTVPEAFLIVGGGIRTKEAALSVAEAGADAIVTGNIVEEDIKKAEEIIKAIKKKD is encoded by the coding sequence ATGAAGGTTAAAGAATATCTCGAAGAAAGAAGGAAATTTGGCACATTGCATTTTACGCTTATTGATCCTCATAAAACAAATGCTGAAAATGCGGAAAAAATTGCTTCAATACTAAAAGATATAGGAACTGATGCTTTTCTCTTGGGAGGAAGTATTGGTGTAGATCCTATTGAAGCATCTGAAATAGCACTCAAACTCAAGGAGACTGGTCTTCCAGTTATAATATTCCCGGGAGATTTAACAAATATAGTAAAGACCGCCGATGCAATTTTATTTATGAGCCTTTTAAATAGTGAAAATCCTTATCATATAATTGGCGCTCAAGTTCAGGGGGCATTTCTAGTTAAAAAATACGGATTAGAAACCTTGCCAACAGCATACATCGTTATAGGTTATGGAGGAGCTGCCGGTTATATGGGAATGGCTAGACCTATACCATGGGATCAGGTAAATATATCAATAGCATATGCCCTTGCAGCAAACATGCTAGGAATGAGATATATTTATTTAGAAGCAGGTTCAGGTAGCCCGCAACACATTCCTCCGGAAGTTATTAAAAGCATTAAAAAAACCGTTCCCGAAGCTTTTTTGATTGTTGGAGGTGGAATAAGAACTAAAGAGGCAGCACTTTCTGTTGCAGAAGCTGGGGCCGATGCGATAGTTACCGGAAATATAGTAGAAGAAGACATTAAGAAAGCTGAAGAAATTATCAAAGCGATAAAGAAAAAAGATTAA
- a CDS encoding helix-turn-helix domain-containing protein: MSAITFFRKLDRETRKKIIETIVLKRGGKKVAEDLGVSKAAISRYLKGEIFPSDKILSKIFEISDKEEREKISIIIGEYIVDLLKEYKNLFSSLEKDTIYKDIKMKIFEELESLVKELKSECDQKT; encoded by the coding sequence TTGTCAGCCATTACATTTTTTAGAAAGCTAGACAGAGAAACTAGGAAAAAAATTATTGAAACGATAGTTTTAAAAAGGGGAGGAAAAAAAGTAGCCGAAGATCTAGGAGTTTCTAAAGCAGCAATCAGCAGATATCTAAAAGGAGAAATATTTCCAAGCGATAAGATACTTTCTAAAATATTTGAAATTTCTGACAAAGAAGAAAGAGAGAAAATATCAATTATTATCGGAGAATATATTGTAGATTTATTGAAAGAGTATAAGAATTTGTTTTCTTCTCTCGAAAAAGATACCATTTATAAAGATATAAAGATGAAAATTTTCGAGGAGTTAGAATCTCTTGTAAAAGAATTGAAATCAGAATGTGATCAAAAGACTTAA
- the rpiA gene encoding ribose-5-phosphate isomerase RpiA: MQKEEEKKIAASIATNLEEVKKAKVIGIGTGSTTSYFIDYLPEDILKGKVFVTSSFDSTLRLKQKGAKVLSIDSIESIDIYIDGVDAIDDNGTAIKGGGAALFREKLLASMSKYFVAIADTSKLKKELNNSFIPIEVKPEAVNYVIKKLKDIGVIGNVRYSKEGKWGPVISDSYGVIVDIQIKNWKISLEELNNTLKSITGVVETGLFIGMIDALIVGGEPPIVKQFYRKGKN; encoded by the coding sequence TTGCAGAAAGAGGAAGAAAAGAAAATAGCAGCCAGTATAGCTACTAACTTGGAAGAAGTGAAAAAGGCCAAAGTCATCGGAATAGGTACAGGATCTACCACTAGTTATTTCATAGATTATCTTCCAGAAGATATTTTAAAGGGAAAAGTTTTTGTTACTTCAAGTTTTGATAGCACTTTAAGATTAAAGCAGAAAGGAGCGAAAGTATTAAGCATCGATTCAATAGAAAGCATTGATATATATATTGATGGTGTGGACGCTATAGATGATAATGGAACCGCTATAAAAGGTGGAGGGGCAGCTCTCTTTAGAGAAAAGCTACTAGCATCTATGAGCAAATATTTTGTTGCTATTGCGGATACTTCAAAGCTAAAAAAAGAGCTGAATAATAGTTTTATACCTATTGAAGTAAAACCCGAAGCAGTCAACTATGTGATTAAAAAATTAAAGGATATTGGTGTGATAGGCAATGTTAGATATTCTAAAGAAGGTAAATGGGGACCTGTTATAAGCGATAGTTATGGAGTAATAGTCGATATTCAGATAAAAAACTGGAAAATCAGCCTAGAAGAACTTAATAATACTTTAAAATCTATAACGGGAGTAGTTGAAACAGGTCTATTTATTGGAATGATAGATGCATTAATTGTCGGAGGAGAACCTCCTATTGTCAAGCAGTTCTATAGAAAAGGAAAGAATTGA
- a CDS encoding inositol-3-phosphate synthase, whose product MGKIKVGLIGIGNCASAIVQGVLLSKKDPNKTKEILFTDIGGYKIEDIDFTLAIDVDVRKIGKDLGDAIFEGPNLFPKIVDDTKTGVKVIAGPVLDGVADHMRNIFMPHNKEVTMEEIVSAIKSSGTEVLVNMLPVGSEEATRFYAEAAIKAGVAFINGMPVFIASDPKGEWQEKFKKAGLPVLGDDVKGQFGATILHSSLTALMRERGLRINETYQLNIGGNTDFLNMKEEERLRSKRESKTSAVLNTLTNPKEILEKNRIRIGPSDWVPFLGNTKIAYIYVRATSFLGFPVELDVKLKVDDKSQYAAAMIDVIRLAKLALDNGLSGAIHEASAYYMKHPPKPVSSPYEARSLLEEFIRKYGKKSIS is encoded by the coding sequence ATGGGAAAAATTAAAGTTGGTTTGATTGGTATTGGAAATTGCGCTTCTGCTATCGTTCAGGGTGTTCTTCTCTCAAAAAAAGACCCTAATAAAACCAAAGAAATTCTATTTACTGATATAGGCGGTTATAAAATTGAAGATATTGACTTTACACTAGCTATTGATGTCGATGTCAGAAAAATTGGAAAAGATCTCGGAGATGCGATATTTGAAGGGCCAAATTTATTCCCTAAAATCGTTGATGATACAAAGACAGGAGTTAAAGTTATAGCTGGTCCTGTGCTTGACGGTGTTGCAGATCATATGAGAAATATTTTCATGCCTCACAATAAAGAAGTCACTATGGAAGAAATTGTAAGTGCGATAAAAAGTTCTGGAACAGAAGTTCTAGTTAATATGTTGCCAGTCGGTTCTGAAGAAGCAACAAGATTTTATGCCGAAGCTGCTATAAAAGCTGGAGTTGCATTCATTAATGGAATGCCTGTCTTTATTGCAAGCGATCCGAAGGGAGAATGGCAGGAGAAGTTTAAGAAGGCTGGATTGCCAGTACTTGGAGATGATGTAAAGGGTCAGTTTGGAGCAACAATACTGCACTCTTCACTTACTGCATTAATGAGGGAAAGAGGTTTGAGGATTAATGAAACTTATCAGCTCAATATAGGCGGAAATACCGATTTCCTGAACATGAAGGAAGAAGAAAGGCTAAGAAGTAAGAGAGAAAGCAAAACTAGCGCTGTTTTGAATACTCTTACAAATCCGAAAGAGATTCTTGAGAAAAACAGAATACGAATCGGACCTAGTGATTGGGTACCTTTCTTAGGAAACACTAAAATCGCTTACATATATGTGAGGGCGACATCATTCCTGGGATTCCCAGTAGAGTTGGACGTCAAGTTAAAAGTTGATGATAAAAGTCAGTATGCTGCAGCAATGATAGATGTTATAAGACTAGCAAAGCTCGCGCTAGACAACGGACTCTCAGGAGCTATTCACGAGGCTAGTGCATATTACATGAAGCATCCGCCAAAGCCTGTTTCTTCCCCGTACGAAGCCAGGAGCCTTCTTGAAGAATTTATAAGAAAATATGGGAAAAAGAGCATTTCTTAA
- a CDS encoding transcription elongation factor, translating to MGRRKRKRQQLKKPVRKIPKIFVCPHCSKESLRIVIRPKQGEDKAIAEASCGECGFCARFYVPNIFEPVNAYGKVIDLYDSFEGDIEKEIASNKCIGELDGSRIEKEEEDEGAEEDEG from the coding sequence TTGGGTAGAAGGAAAAGAAAGAGACAGCAACTTAAGAAGCCTGTGCGGAAAATACCAAAAATATTCGTATGTCCGCATTGTAGTAAGGAGTCATTAAGAATTGTAATCCGTCCTAAGCAGGGTGAAGACAAAGCTATAGCTGAGGCTTCCTGTGGAGAATGCGGCTTTTGTGCTAGATTTTATGTTCCTAATATATTTGAACCGGTAAACGCGTATGGTAAAGTTATTGATTTATATGATAGTTTTGAAGGAGACATAGAAAAAGAGATAGCTAGTAATAAATGTATTGGAGAACTTGACGGCTCAAGGATCGAGAAAGAAGAAGAGGATGAAGGTGCTGAAGAGGATGAAGGTTAA
- a CDS encoding 50S ribosomal protein L37e, with protein MVKGTTSMGKHSNGLTHIRCRRCGRHSFNVAKGYCAACGYGRSKRIRRYSWQNKKVNKERLV; from the coding sequence ATGGTAAAAGGAACTACTTCGATGGGAAAGCACTCTAATGGATTAACACATATAAGATGTAGAAGATGCGGAAGGCATAGTTTTAATGTAGCTAAAGGATACTGTGCTGCTTGTGGATATGGGAGGTCTAAGAGAATAAGAAGGTATTCTTGGCAAAATAAGAAGGTCAATAAAGAAAGATTAGTCTAG